The following proteins come from a genomic window of Deltaproteobacteria bacterium:
- a CDS encoding DUF4198 domain-containing protein: MMKRIVLTFIMALILIFPMSSHAHMFWLLTDNDTPMVNEPVQVEIGFGHKFPKDEEIKAERLGAIKAVAPDGQELALKKISTTRYELVPPAAGVYVISAQMVPGFVTRTPQGMKMQTKKGVPDANYCFRFDMAAKTLITVGGKKQGADHRAQSTLEIMPLKDPMALKIGDTLPVRVIFQGRPLIGAELEFTHEGWADPQKPFATLGKTNDQGEIQVKVDQAGWWFLTASHKTPYAQPEECDDNFYRASLTWQVR; the protein is encoded by the coding sequence ATGATGAAGAGAATCGTGCTGACCTTTATCATGGCCCTGATCTTGATCTTTCCGATGAGCTCCCACGCTCATATGTTCTGGCTGCTAACCGATAATGATACCCCCATGGTGAACGAGCCCGTCCAGGTGGAGATCGGCTTCGGTCACAAATTCCCCAAGGATGAAGAGATCAAGGCGGAGCGCTTGGGTGCAATCAAGGCTGTGGCCCCGGATGGCCAGGAGTTGGCCCTGAAAAAAATCTCCACCACCCGGTATGAATTGGTGCCGCCGGCAGCCGGTGTCTATGTGATTTCGGCCCAGATGGTCCCGGGGTTCGTCACCCGTACTCCTCAGGGGATGAAGATGCAAACCAAGAAGGGGGTTCCAGATGCCAACTACTGCTTTCGGTTTGACATGGCCGCCAAGACTCTCATCACTGTGGGCGGTAAGAAACAGGGGGCTGACCACCGGGCCCAGAGCACCCTGGAAATTATGCCGCTCAAAGACCCCATGGCCCTGAAAATCGGGGATACGTTGCCGGTAAGGGTGATATTTCAGGGAAGGCCCCTGATCGGCGCGGAACTAGAATTCACTCACGAGGGGTGGGCTGACCCCCAGAAACCTTTCGCTACTCTGGGCAAGACCAACGACCAGGGTGAAATCCAGGTTAAAGTAGACCAAGCGGGGTGGTGGTTCCTGACCGCCTCTCACAAAACCCCCTATGCGCAACCGGAGGAGTGTGATGATAATTTTTACCGCGCCAGCC